In Aerococcus loyolae, a genomic segment contains:
- a CDS encoding cation-translocating P-type ATPase, whose amino-acid sequence MVETRDKSNFFVQEVDQVENTLQTSRQSGLSSSEAKSRLEKNGPNEIQEGENRTTLQKFFDQFKDAMIIILLIAAALSVVLEGVEGMVDAVIILAVVLINAVLGVIQENKAEDAIASLKDMSSPQAHVIRDGDSIKIDSREIVVGDIVVLEAGDVVPADLRLTEVNSLQIEEAALTGESVPVTKSLETVPEDAALGDRLNMAFSSTNVTYGRGQGIVVATAMDTEVGHIATMIEESDEKLTPLKEDMNDLTKFLTWAIVIIAVLIFVIGLFMETYDWVEMLLVSISIAVAALPEGLPAISTIILALGTQKMADRNALVRKLPAVETLGGTEVICSDKTGTLTQNKMTIEKVYYNGELHDASDQIDFKEPVFKVMVMDNDSTLTNNGDLSGDPTETAMIQFALDKDFDVKALLNEQPRVGEIPFDSERKMSTTVHPTAPDHQDRGQFTVMTKGAPDVLIANCDYYYDNGEIKEMTEDYRQKLLDANDGMARQALRVLAMAFKFLDQEADKYTSEEHERGLIYAGMVGEIDPERPEAKASIATAKDAGIRTVMITGDHQITAAAIAERLGIIDDSNDESAVTTGAYLDTISDEELADKVEQFSVYARVAPEHKVRIVKAWQSKTHNKVVAMTGDGVNDAPSLKQADIGIGMGITGTEVSKGASDMVLADDNFATIVTAVEEGRKVFANIQKAVQFLLSANLGEVMTLFIATILGWQILEPIHILWINLVTDTFPAIALGLEGPEADVMEHKPRGRKTNLLSGGVLPAIIYQGIYEGGITLFVFWLANYRLGFELADAEAMAFLTLSFIQLAHAYNSRSVHKSLFQSNPFANKWLNIATIASAALLLITVFVPGLNDAFGTVHLVGDPNAPMMWTVVILASLSIIVYVEIVKFILRSTGLAENWEENKKTIN is encoded by the coding sequence ATGGTAGAAACTCGTGATAAGAGTAATTTCTTTGTTCAAGAAGTTGACCAAGTAGAAAATACTCTACAAACCTCACGGCAAAGTGGGCTGAGCTCATCAGAAGCAAAATCCCGCTTAGAAAAAAATGGTCCTAATGAGATTCAGGAAGGGGAAAACCGGACCACCCTACAAAAATTCTTTGATCAATTCAAAGATGCCATGATTATTATCCTTTTAATTGCAGCAGCCCTATCTGTTGTGCTTGAAGGTGTTGAAGGCATGGTGGACGCTGTTATTATTTTAGCAGTGGTATTGATCAACGCCGTCTTGGGAGTTATCCAAGAAAATAAGGCGGAAGATGCAATTGCTTCCTTAAAGGATATGTCATCCCCCCAAGCCCATGTTATTCGTGATGGCGACTCGATCAAGATTGACTCACGCGAAATCGTTGTAGGTGATATTGTCGTCTTAGAAGCTGGCGATGTCGTTCCTGCAGACCTGCGCTTAACTGAAGTCAATTCCTTACAAATTGAAGAAGCTGCCCTAACTGGTGAATCAGTACCGGTAACTAAATCCCTAGAAACCGTTCCGGAAGATGCTGCTTTAGGTGACCGGTTGAACATGGCTTTCTCATCAACGAATGTAACCTATGGTCGTGGTCAAGGGATTGTGGTGGCGACTGCTATGGATACCGAAGTGGGCCATATCGCAACCATGATTGAAGAATCTGACGAAAAATTAACTCCACTTAAAGAAGATATGAATGACCTGACCAAGTTCTTAACTTGGGCCATTGTTATTATCGCTGTCTTAATTTTCGTGATTGGCCTCTTCATGGAAACTTATGACTGGGTTGAAATGCTACTGGTTTCAATCTCCATTGCTGTTGCTGCCCTACCTGAAGGCTTGCCAGCAATATCAACCATTATTTTAGCCTTAGGTACCCAAAAAATGGCTGACCGCAATGCCCTAGTAAGAAAACTTCCAGCAGTGGAAACCTTAGGGGGAACCGAAGTTATCTGTTCCGATAAAACCGGTACCTTAACCCAAAACAAGATGACCATCGAAAAAGTATACTATAATGGTGAACTCCATGATGCTTCTGACCAAATTGATTTCAAGGAACCAGTCTTTAAGGTGATGGTCATGGATAATGACTCCACCCTAACCAACAATGGCGATCTTTCTGGTGACCCAACCGAAACCGCTATGATTCAATTTGCCCTCGATAAAGATTTTGATGTCAAAGCATTACTAAATGAACAACCCCGGGTTGGTGAAATTCCATTCGATTCAGAACGGAAAATGTCAACTACCGTACATCCAACTGCACCTGACCACCAAGATAGAGGTCAATTTACAGTGATGACAAAAGGAGCTCCTGATGTCTTGATTGCTAACTGTGATTATTACTATGACAATGGCGAAATTAAAGAAATGACGGAAGACTACCGTCAAAAACTCTTAGACGCTAATGACGGTATGGCTCGTCAAGCACTACGGGTTTTAGCCATGGCCTTTAAGTTCTTAGACCAAGAAGCTGATAAATATACTAGCGAAGAGCATGAACGTGGCTTGATTTATGCTGGTATGGTCGGAGAAATTGACCCTGAACGTCCAGAAGCCAAAGCTTCAATCGCTACTGCTAAGGATGCAGGTATCCGGACCGTAATGATTACCGGTGACCACCAAATTACAGCTGCAGCCATTGCCGAACGTTTAGGAATTATTGACGACAGCAATGATGAGAGTGCTGTAACTACCGGAGCTTACTTAGATACCATCTCTGATGAAGAGTTAGCCGATAAGGTCGAACAATTCTCTGTTTACGCCCGGGTAGCTCCTGAACATAAGGTACGTATTGTTAAAGCCTGGCAATCAAAAACCCATAATAAAGTCGTTGCCATGACCGGTGACGGGGTTAACGATGCGCCATCCTTAAAACAAGCCGATATCGGTATTGGTATGGGGATTACAGGGACTGAAGTGTCTAAAGGGGCTTCGGACATGGTCCTTGCTGATGATAACTTTGCTACCATTGTTACCGCTGTTGAAGAAGGACGTAAGGTCTTTGCTAATATTCAAAAAGCGGTTCAATTCCTCTTATCAGCCAACTTAGGAGAAGTGATGACTCTCTTCATCGCTACTATCCTAGGCTGGCAAATTCTAGAACCAATCCACATCTTATGGATTAACCTAGTGACTGATACCTTCCCAGCCATTGCCCTAGGTCTTGAAGGACCAGAAGCTGACGTCATGGAACATAAGCCAAGAGGACGTAAGACTAACCTCTTATCTGGTGGTGTCTTACCGGCTATTATCTACCAAGGGATTTACGAAGGTGGGATTACCCTCTTTGTCTTCTGGCTAGCTAACTATCGTCTGGGCTTTGAATTAGCCGACGCAGAAGCTATGGCATTCTTAACCCTATCATTCATCCAATTAGCCCATGCCTATAACAGTCGTTCCGTTCACAAATCACTATTCCAAAGCAATCCTTTTGCTAATAAGTGGTTAAACATTGCGACGATTGCATCGGCTGCCCTCCTACTGATTACTGTCTTTGTTCCTGGCTTAAATGACGCCTTCGGAACCGTGCATTTGGTTGGTGACCCTAATGCGCCAATGATGTGGACAGTAGTCATTCTCGCTTCACTTTCCATTATTGTTTACGTAGAAATTGTGAAATTCATTCTACGTTCCACTGGACTAGCAGAGAATTGGGAAGAGAATAAAAAAACAATAAACTAA
- a CDS encoding FAD-dependent oxidoreductase, translated as MKYAIVGTSHAGYEAAQTILEAQPDAEINLYEAGSTASFLSCGIQSYLEGESESLDDLHYANEASYKEQGINIMVNTEVVSFDGDAKTVTVKTPEGERTDDYDKLILSPGAIPTPLPVDGVDAENVFYLRGRDWAQKVHDRMKDAKKVVVVGGGYIGIEAAEAYALAGIDTTVIDFQDRILPTYLDEEFTDILTKNAESHGLTFHGGEGVQSFETKDGKVSAVVTDKNTYEADTVIVSIGIKPNTKWLEGLVDMDQKGFIEVNEKHETSVKDVYAAGDATLVPFSPTGKKVSYALASTARRQGIVAAKNALGEEATIRPVSGTSGLHLFDYEFSTSGIKDSNADWYDGEVDSKYVTARLRPTFFTELNDDNNTVYMQINFDKDSHVVLGAQFMSKGSVGELGNIMSVAIDHKMTLEDLQAQDFFFQPEFDGPWHPINVLAMQALGRTYGSDKMLFM; from the coding sequence ATGAAATACGCTATTGTTGGTACATCGCATGCTGGTTATGAAGCCGCTCAAACGATTCTTGAAGCGCAACCAGATGCAGAAATTAATTTATATGAAGCAGGTTCAACCGCTTCCTTCCTATCTTGTGGGATTCAATCCTACTTAGAAGGTGAATCTGAATCATTAGATGACTTACATTACGCTAATGAAGCTTCATACAAGGAACAAGGCATAAATATTATGGTTAATACCGAAGTCGTTTCCTTTGACGGCGACGCTAAGACGGTTACCGTTAAAACCCCAGAAGGTGAACGGACAGATGACTATGACAAGTTAATCCTCTCTCCTGGTGCCATTCCAACACCTCTACCTGTTGACGGCGTTGACGCTGAAAATGTCTTCTATCTCCGTGGTCGTGACTGGGCACAAAAAGTTCATGACCGTATGAAAGACGCTAAGAAAGTCGTCGTTGTCGGTGGTGGTTACATTGGGATTGAAGCGGCTGAAGCTTATGCCCTAGCAGGAATTGACACCACAGTCATTGACTTCCAAGACCGTATCTTACCCACCTACTTAGATGAAGAATTTACCGATATCTTAACTAAGAATGCAGAATCTCACGGTTTAACTTTCCATGGTGGTGAAGGAGTTCAATCCTTCGAAACTAAAGATGGCAAAGTCAGCGCTGTCGTTACTGATAAGAATACTTATGAAGCAGACACCGTGATTGTTTCTATCGGTATCAAACCAAACACCAAATGGTTAGAAGGTCTAGTTGATATGGACCAAAAAGGCTTTATCGAAGTTAATGAAAAACATGAAACTTCAGTAAAAGATGTTTACGCTGCAGGAGATGCTACCCTAGTACCATTTAGCCCAACAGGCAAAAAGGTATCTTACGCTTTAGCTTCTACCGCTCGTCGCCAAGGCATTGTCGCAGCTAAAAATGCCTTAGGTGAAGAAGCAACGATTCGTCCAGTATCAGGGACTTCTGGTCTTCACTTATTTGACTATGAATTCTCTACTTCAGGAATCAAAGATTCTAATGCTGACTGGTATGATGGTGAAGTGGACAGTAAGTATGTCACCGCCCGCTTACGCCCAACCTTCTTTACCGAATTAAATGACGACAATAACACCGTCTACATGCAAATCAACTTTGACAAAGACTCTCATGTTGTGCTTGGTGCCCAATTCATGTCAAAAGGCAGTGTGGGCGAATTAGGTAACATTATGTCAGTTGCCATTGACCACAAGATGACTTTAGAAGATCTTCAAGCACAAGACTTCTTCTTCCAACCAGAATTTGATGGCCCATGGCATCCAATTAACGTCTTAGCTATGCAAGCTTTAGGACGTACCTACGGATCCGATAAAATGTTATTTATGTAA